The genomic region ATCGCACCGAGATGCGCGACGATGTCCTCCCACAAGCCAAACGCAAAGCCGATGATTGCGCCCAAGGTGACAAGAAATTCGGCAGCGGAGACCGTACCCACAATGCGTCGAGGCTTATCCCGGCCGGCCGCCATTAGCGTGGAGGTCGTCACCGGGCCCCATCCCCCGCCGCCGGTGGCATCGACCATGCCGCCGACAGAGCCCAGGGCGACTAGAAAGGGCGTGGCGTGCGGGCGGTTGGCAATTGTGCGTTTGATATTCCCGCGGCTAAAGCGCCAAATCAGGTTAATCGCAATCAGCACCAACAGCGCGGAGGTCACCGGTTGGGCGGCTTCGAGGGAAAGATTTGATAATAAGGTCGCACCAATAAATGCGGCGATGGCTCCGGGAATGGCGAGGGAAAAGACAATTTTCCAATCCACATTGCCAAAGCGCCAGTGGCTAAACCCGGACACTAATGTAGTGCCAAGCTCGGCGGCGTGAACCACCGCAGACGCTTGCGCGGGCCCCAGACCGGCGAGGAAAATGAGGAGAGTGGTGGAGGTAACACCGAAGCCCATGCCAATTCCGCCGTCGACTAGTTGCGCAGCAAAGCCTGCTAAAGCAATAAAAATGAGCGTGGGCATGTCTTCATCCTAAGTATATTGGGGCACGCGCGCTGATCTTTCAGCCAGGGTGCGTTGAATTTGAATAAGGCGGGGAGCTAAAACGTCCGCTAAATGCGAACCTAAGGGGACGGAACTGGTGATGTAGGAGCCCGTGGTGTGCATAATCTCTGGCAACGCGGCATTCGCGGCATCAAGCAGCAGACCATCGGTGACAAACAGCGGCAAGAGGTGGATGCGCGGGTGCGCACTAGCTTGCAGCTGCAGGCCTTTGGTCCCCCACAGATAACCCGCGCGGCCAGCGCCGGGGGTGGCAAATAAAGTGCTGGTTTGAAAGCCGGTGGCATCGGCCAGTCGCACGGCTAGGCGTACCACTGACTCATTGGCCGCCACATTCGACGAACCCACGGCGTACACAATCACGTGGGGGTTATCCCCTTGCGCGATATCTTTGTTCAGCCGCCGGGCTAGCTGCTGCAGAATGTCACCTCCCGTACCTAAGCCCGGGGCGGGATGTAGCTCCACACCACTGGCGTGTTCGGCTTGTGCCAGCACATCCGGCACGTCGTAGCGCATGTGAAACCCATTGGTAAATAGCAACGGCAGCAACGTGGCCCGGTCAAAGCCGTGCTCGCGGAGGTGCAGGGTGGCATCGACAAGCGAAGGCGTATCAAATTCCAGGTGCGCGGATTGCCCGTATGCC from Corynebacterium ammoniagenes DSM 20306 harbors:
- a CDS encoding sulfite exporter TauE/SafE family protein, which produces MPTLIFIALAGFAAQLVDGGIGMGFGVTSTTLLIFLAGLGPAQASAVVHAAELGTTLVSGFSHWRFGNVDWKIVFSLAIPGAIAAFIGATLLSNLSLEAAQPVTSALLVLIAINLIWRFSRGNIKRTIANRPHATPFLVALGSVGGMVDATGGGGWGPVTTSTLMAAGRDKPRRIVGTVSAAEFLVTLGAIIGFAFGLWEDIVAHLGAIVAMLIGGSIAAPLAAWMVSRLNPIMLGGFVGTAIAALNISNVYEGLGFAPSTPWVVIIHVAIVALGIGATIRGHRKARAQRAEALAAEEAAAADAPAVRTHEGATTG
- a CDS encoding sirohydrochlorin chelatase, which translates into the protein MNHAFIALSHGSRHPKAAGGIDKLVARTSDLTGAYGQSAHLEFDTPSLVDATLHLREHGFDRATLLPLLFTNGFHMRYDVPDVLAQAEHASGVELHPAPGLGTGGDILQQLARRLNKDIAQGDNPHVIVYAVGSSNVAANESVVRLAVRLADATGFQTSTLFATPGAGRAGYLWGTKGLQLQASAHPRIHLLPLFVTDGLLLDAANAALPEIMHTTGSYITSSVPLGSHLADVLAPRLIQIQRTLAERSARVPQYT